One genomic segment of Sparus aurata chromosome 24, fSpaAur1.1, whole genome shotgun sequence includes these proteins:
- the LOC115576920 gene encoding B- and T-lymphocyte attenuator-like isoform X1, translating to MTVRCPSAPIMRPNHCWTVLRVSILAALLLTLNADGEDCEVEIRVRRNTVYKTSVGEELRINCTVVFCNNSPPAVSWFKRGETDVLVNVSSSSHIEREWKKLDDSRGISYLIFKKIRMSDSGEYQCRGGGSVSHNINVSVDGIREHTNITHKDDSNSEFDSDPEKEDLWMYVYTASGIVSFVIIVIIISVISMHGCKGKPKKETRTDNQYMAIPMVEQPPPQASPQALPRGSPSEPLPRRSTRRKTPPSQPSELPLPRDNEPLYGRAKKDRERPRTAVEEEEGSSLVYAALNHQLPARAAARPPRQVEETSEYAAIRVKDY from the exons ATGACGGTTCGTTGTCCGAGTGCTCCCATCATGAGGCCTAACCACTGCTGGACCGTTCTGCGTGTGTCCATCCTGGCAGCGCTGCTTCTCACCTTAAACGCTGACG GTGAAGATTGTGAAGTTGAAATCAGAGTGCGCCGCAACACAGTGTATAAGACTTCCGTTGGGGAAGAACTGAGGATTAACTGCACAGTTGTTTTCTGCAACAACTCACCGCCAGCAGTCTCCTGGTTTAAACGAGGGGAAACTGATGTCCTTGTCAATGTCAGCAGTAGCAGTCACATTGAAAGAGAGTGGAAAAAACTAGACGATTCACGAGGGATATCGtatttaatctttaaaaagatCCGTATGAGCGACTCAGGTGAGTATCAGTGTCGAGGTGGAGGCAGCGTGAGCCACAACATCAACGTCTCTGTCGATG GTATTCGGGAGCACACCAATATTACACACAAGGATGACTCAa ACAGCGAATTTGATTCTGATCCAGAAAAAGAAGATCTTTGGATGTATGTGTACACTGCTTCTGGGATCGTCTCATTTGTCATCATAGTCATAATTATATCCGTCATATCCATGCATGGATGTAAAG GGAAACCAAAGAAGGAGACTCGAACGGATAATCAG TACATGGCGATCCCCATGGTCGAGCAACCCCCTCCACAGGCCAGCCCTCAGGCTTTGCCACGAGGAAGCCCCTCTGAGCCTCTACCTCGGAGATCTACCAGGAGGAAGACTCCGCCCTCACAACCCAGCGAGTTGCCTTTACCGAGAGACAATGAGCCCCTTTACGGCAGGGCCaaaaaggacagagagagaccgAGGACTgcggtagaggaggaggaggggagttCTCTTGTGTACGCTGCCCTCAACCATCAGCTCCCAGCGAGGGCTGCTGCTCGGCCTCCTAGGCAGGTGGAGGAGACATCAGAGTACGCGGCGATCCGTGTTAAAGACTACTAG
- the LOC115576920 gene encoding B- and T-lymphocyte attenuator-like isoform X2 — protein sequence MTVRCPSAPIMRPNHCWTVLRVSILAALLLTLNADGEDCEVEIRVRRNTVYKTSVGEELRINCTVVFCNNSPPAVSWFKRGETDVLVNVSSSSHIEREWKKLDDSRGISYLIFKKIRMSDSGEYQCRGGGSVSHNINVSVDDSEFDSDPEKEDLWMYVYTASGIVSFVIIVIIISVISMHGCKGKPKKETRTDNQYMAIPMVEQPPPQASPQALPRGSPSEPLPRRSTRRKTPPSQPSELPLPRDNEPLYGRAKKDRERPRTAVEEEEGSSLVYAALNHQLPARAAARPPRQVEETSEYAAIRVKDY from the exons ATGACGGTTCGTTGTCCGAGTGCTCCCATCATGAGGCCTAACCACTGCTGGACCGTTCTGCGTGTGTCCATCCTGGCAGCGCTGCTTCTCACCTTAAACGCTGACG GTGAAGATTGTGAAGTTGAAATCAGAGTGCGCCGCAACACAGTGTATAAGACTTCCGTTGGGGAAGAACTGAGGATTAACTGCACAGTTGTTTTCTGCAACAACTCACCGCCAGCAGTCTCCTGGTTTAAACGAGGGGAAACTGATGTCCTTGTCAATGTCAGCAGTAGCAGTCACATTGAAAGAGAGTGGAAAAAACTAGACGATTCACGAGGGATATCGtatttaatctttaaaaagatCCGTATGAGCGACTCAGGTGAGTATCAGTGTCGAGGTGGAGGCAGCGTGAGCCACAACATCAACGTCTCTGTCGATG ACAGCGAATTTGATTCTGATCCAGAAAAAGAAGATCTTTGGATGTATGTGTACACTGCTTCTGGGATCGTCTCATTTGTCATCATAGTCATAATTATATCCGTCATATCCATGCATGGATGTAAAG GGAAACCAAAGAAGGAGACTCGAACGGATAATCAG TACATGGCGATCCCCATGGTCGAGCAACCCCCTCCACAGGCCAGCCCTCAGGCTTTGCCACGAGGAAGCCCCTCTGAGCCTCTACCTCGGAGATCTACCAGGAGGAAGACTCCGCCCTCACAACCCAGCGAGTTGCCTTTACCGAGAGACAATGAGCCCCTTTACGGCAGGGCCaaaaaggacagagagagaccgAGGACTgcggtagaggaggaggaggggagttCTCTTGTGTACGCTGCCCTCAACCATCAGCTCCCAGCGAGGGCTGCTGCTCGGCCTCCTAGGCAGGTGGAGGAGACATCAGAGTACGCGGCGATCCGTGTTAAAGACTACTAG